The following proteins are encoded in a genomic region of Takifugu flavidus isolate HTHZ2018 chromosome 3, ASM371156v2, whole genome shotgun sequence:
- the LOC130523318 gene encoding protein unc-80 homolog isoform X15, with the protein MVKRKSLDENEPECGKGIPFPIQTFLWRQTSAFLRPKLGKQYEASCVSFERVLVENKLHGLSPELSEAIQSISRWELVQAALPHVLHCTSILLSNRNKLGHQDKLGVAETKLLHTLHWMLLEAAHECNHEPSLGHGWSAGGSSSSSAFLQPVGNQGSSPGAPLGSCAGSSALGGSGPQHGSSLLEEDENARAKLFNKSMATVELFVFLFAPLIHRIKESDLNFRLASGLVIWQPMWEHRQPDIPAFTLLIKPIRNIVTAKRNSPVNNQCSPGGSANPGPMSQGFQVVCEAARSDSSSSPASAEQSCRRGNSVEKGGPSQQPPPVKGPSKKKTSAPAGLPASLAQRARYATYFDVAVLRCLLQTHWTEEGVHWALMYYLQRLRQILEERPERVAEPLAAPLPRPRSSSMVAAAPSLVNTQKTQDMSLKCNEEEKSLSTETFAKVSLTNLRRQAVPDLASDLGMNIFKKFKNRREDRERKGSIPFHHTGKKRQRRMGMPFLLHEDQLDVSPTRSTFSFGSFSGLGDDRRALDRGGWQATFMGKFTRRGSTDTAADADSLNAKHSHSHHSLLRDMPDHSNSHSDNAVKEVRSQISTITMAAFNTTVASFNVGYADFFTEHMKRLCNPVAVPEMPVEPLACANLPRSFTDSCINYSFLEEGENIEGTNNFVLKNGMLDLTAVLRALYAVLSHDISSRICDVTLNIIDCLLQLGVVPGMGKKLSKAENKENQEARAKDAAGQGLGGGAQGGGAVPGAGGGGDGGSGGGGGGGGGSGGGSGQGSKDDVKNNKDNDKKEEGSSFSTHRLALTMLIKIVKSLGCAYGCGEGHRGLSGDRLRMQAQNCLTSLYKLDRVQFRQTMREYVNKDSLNNIVDFLHALLGFCMEPITDKYGSAGERSRRAKKRNIDKAGFGNNFTTGDNKSVAQNMEAVVVGCMFKSLITRCASTTHELHSPENLGLYCDIRQLVQFIKEAHGNVFRRVALSALLDSAEKITTAKKTDEKEEAKQSGGRSDEQIPGALLGRKDFWRKMFKSQSAASDTSSQSEQDTSECTTAHSGTTTDRRSRSRSRRISLRKKLKLPIGNWLKRSSLSGLTDGVEDLLDISSVDRLSFIRQSSKVKFTSAVKLSEGGAVGVEYTRDEEENFFKRLGKWRSGRRNPSKLHHTEEKDGPHGFQEHLAASQEAMKNKNVVNLGAIRQGMKRFQFLLNCCEPGTIPDASILAAALDLEAPVVARASLFLECARFVHRCNRGNWPEWMKGHHVNITKRGLSRGRSPIVGNKRNQKLQWNAAKHFCQWGDAIGTRLSELCHSDSESPANILGYIFDEETKRRMRKEDEEEDYLDDNTVNPTKCGCPFALKMAACQLLLEITTFQRETFPCLPRPRTEPLVDLDSCRLRLDPELGRHRYERKISFAGILDDEDGHDSLNSSSHTLKSDTTCDEKKGQEAQAPIRKIRIGGSRLLQIKGARSFRVKKGGSLSSIRRAGSLKSTKLSRQDSESENEEGLLSQTHSRDTVTDIGSPFSTSEPSIEPEGQSSGGTEDNYHRNMSWLHIMILLCNQQSFICTHIDFCHPRCYQHHSRSCARLVRAIKLVYGETVDSLREDSAISGHIMARAKKNKESSDKSCLRTPSMKRRPTDPNTEGKKDTGMLKYIRNQVMSLSPAPLSLLIKAAPILTDDMYGDIQPAAWELLLSVDEHMAAAAAAMFLLCAVKVPDAVTEMMMAELHHQEACQRINSILKFYTLWRFRYEVWPRMEEGAQQIFKIPPPSINFTLPSPILGMPCVPIFDPPWVPLNTGSVQDPINEDQSKSFSARAVSRSHQRAEHILKNLQQEEEKRRLGREASIITAIPVVQEACYEPTCSPPPEQEEEAEEVVNLTSRRLSVSPSCASSNSHRNYSFRRGSVWSVRSLASAEDEENTTEHTPTHHMLQPPQSVFPACICAAVLPIVHLMEDGEVREDGVAVSAVAKQILWNCLIEDPALVLRHFLEKLTVSNRQDELMYMLRKLLLNIGDLPAQTSHILFNYLVGLIMYFVRTPCEWGMDAISATLTFLWEVVGYVEGLFFKDLKQTMKKEQCEVKLLVTASMPGTKTLVVHGQNECDIPTQLPVHEDTQFEALLKECLEFFNIPEARSAHYFLMDKRWNLIHYNKTYVRDIYPFRRSVSPQLNLVHMLPEKGQELIQKQVFSRKLEEVGRVLFLISLTQHMPNVHKQSHVSLLQEDLLRLPSFPRTAIDAEFSLFNEPQGKELFGLDTLHKVLWIKLLEEMFVGMPSEYPWGDEMMLFLNVFNGALLLHPEDSSLLRQYTATAINTAIHFNHLFSLSGYQWILPTMLQVYADYESNPLLRQGIAFCCRQFYILHRKPFILQLFASVAPLLEFTTNTSTGLSKGVSAQCLFDLLVSLEGESQDALDALELVKAEKPLRSLDFCYGNEDLAFSISEAIKLCVTVVAYAPESFRSLQMLMVLEALVPCFLQKLKSNTVTMESASAARDEIAAIAALATSLQALLYSSETLTRPMTAPQMSRCDQGHKGGTAANHAMSGGVNTRDNLHLLEEGQGMPREELDERIAREEFRRPRESLLNICTEFYKHCGPRLKILQNVAGEPRVTALELLDIKSHMRLAEIAHALLKLAPYDTLTMESRGLRRYIMEMLPITDWSSEAVRPALILILKRLDRMFNKIHKMPTLRCARPQALCTRRQVEWEAASSLIEGICLTLQRQPIISFLPHLRSLINVCVNLVMGVVGPSSVADGLPLLHLSPYLSPPLPFSTAVVRLVALQIQALKEDFPLSHVISPFTNQERREGMLLNLLIPFVLTVGSGSKDSPHLEPPEIFLLLQTVINILLPPRIISTSRTKNFMLDASPAHCSTPGDTGKDLRREGLAESTGQAAYLALKVVLVCFERALGNQWYRLSLQVKEMALRKVGGLAFWDFIDFIVRTRIPIFVLLRPFIQCKLLTQPADSQEEITARHHIADQLERRFIPRPLCKSSLFAEFNNELKILKEAVHSGSAYQGKTSISTVGTSTSAYRLSLATMSRSNTGTGTVWEQDSQPSRQPSQDTLSRTDEDDEENDSVSIPSVVSEHDAFLPQVITQRRFSSHATGSVAPQPEAHRTTMLPSHSEPNVLDESQGLLQEGNLSRVASVQSEPGQQNLLIQPPLGRKRGLRQLRRPLLSIPKNEPRGRSGARLSTTRRSIQPKNKPLAHGDQKRSVTFTESPGQQPPTPSSAEPPAEGSKASPAFSKSPTLEVPSASSATVTADLHTPAISQVIPTISSKEKREQWGLRSSLSPPPSISRPSTPTPPSRTCSPLPLSRTCSPLPLSRTCSPLVLSRTSSPLPPPLPVLGTAPAPGPPPAPPLPPPVPFLPPPQPGRRGSGRAPETKRRRRFCLAAPTCCI; encoded by the exons ATGGTGAAGAGGAAAAGCCTGGACGAGAACGAGCCGGAGTGCGGGAAAGGAATCCCGTTCCCCATCCAGACCTTCCTGTGGCGGCAGACCAG tgcATTTCTGCGTCCGAAGTTGGGGAAACAGTATGAGGCGTCCTGTGTG TCCTTTGAGCGAGTGCTGGTGGAGAACAAGCTCCACGGGCTGTCGCCGGAGCTGTCGGAGGCCATCCAGAGCATCTCCCGCTGGGAACTGGTCCAAGCGGCCCTGCCCCATGTCCTCCACTGCACCTCCATCCTGCTGTCGAACAGGAACAAACTGG GGCACCAGGACAAGCTGGGCGTGGCTGAGACCAAGCTGCTCCACACGCTGCACTGGATGCTGCTGGAGGCGGCGCACGAGTGCAACCACGAGCCCAGCCTGGGCCACGGCTGGTCCgcggggggcagcagcagcagcagcgccttCCTCCAGCCTGTGGGGAACCAGGGCTCATCCCCAGGGGCTCCTCTGGGTTCCTGCGCCGGCTCTTCCGCCCTGGGGGGGTCGGGCCCGCAGCACGGCAGCTCCCTgttggaggaggatgagaacgCTCGAGCTAAACTGTTCAACAAGAGCATGGCGACGGTGGAGCTGTTCGTTTTCCTCTTCGCGCCGCTCATTCACCGAATAAAG gagtcAGATCTGAACTTCCGTCTGGCCAGCGGTTTAGTGATATGGCAGCCCATGTGGGAGCACCGCCAGCCCGACATCCCCGCCTTCACCTTGCTCATCAAACCCATCAGAAACATTGTGACag CAAAGAGGAACTCCCCAGTGAACAACCAGTGCAGCCCCGGTGGGTCCGCTAACCCAGGTCCCATG TCTCAGGGCTTCCAGGTGGTCTGCGAAGCGGCCCGGTCCGActcgtcctcctcccccgcctccgCAGAGCAGAGCTGTCGCCGCGGTAACTCGGTGGAGAAAGGCGGCCCCTCCCAACAACCCCCGCCGGTCAAAGGCCCTTCCAAGAAAAA GACATCAGCCCCTGCAGGTCTGCCAGCATCTCTGGCCCAGCGAGCGCGCTACGCCACGTACTTTGACGTGGCCGTCTTGCGTTGCCTGCTCCAAACGCACTGGACAGAGGAGGGCGTTCACTGGGCCTTGATGTACTACCTGCAGCGACTGAGGCAGATCCTGGAGGAGAGGCCCGAGCGTGTCGCCGAGCCTTTGGCGGCGCCGCTGCCCCGGCCTCGCAGCAGCTCCATGGTGGCCGCCGCGCCTTCCCTCGTCAACACTCAAAAGACTCAG GACATGAGTCTGAAGTGCAACGAGGAGGAAAAGTCTCTCAGCACAGAGACCTTTGCAAAGGTTTCCCTGACCAACCTCCGTCGACAGGCCGTCCCTGACCTCGCCTCTGACCTGGGCATGAATATCTTCAAAAAG TTTAAGAACCGGCGTGAGGACCGTGAGAGGAAAGGTTCCATCCCCTTCCACCACACGGGGAAAAAACGACAGCGGCGCATGGGGATGCCGTTCCTGCTCCACGAGGACCAGCTGGATGTCTCACCGACGCGTAGCACCTTCTCCTTTGGAAGCTTCTCCGGCCTGGGCGATGACCGACGTGCTCTGGACCGCGGGGGCTGGCAGGCCACCTTCATGG GCAAGTTCACGCGGCGAGGCAGCACGGACACGGCTGCGGACGCCGACAGCCTGAACGCCAAGCACTCCCACTCGCACCACTCCCTGCTGAGAGACATGCCCGACCACTCCAACAGCCATAGCGACAACGCCGTCAAAGAGG TTCGGTCTCAGATCTCTACCATCACCATGGCAGCCTTTAACACCACAGTGGCGTCCTTCAATGTCGGCTACGCTGATTTCTTCACTGAACACATGAAGAGGCTGTGCAACCCCGTCGCCGTGCCGGAGATGCCGGTGGAGCCGCTGGCGTGCGCCAACTTGCCGCGCAGCTTCACCGACTCCTGCATCAACTACTCCTTCTTGGAGGAAGGGGAGAACATCGAGGGCACCAACAACTTTGTCCTGAAGAATGGAATGCTGGATCTGACA GCTGTGCTGCGCGCTCTCTACGCCGTCCTGAGCCACGACATCAGTTCGAGGATCTGCGACGTCACCCTCAACATCATCGActgcctcctgcagctgggCGTGGTGCCTGGGATGGGCAAGAAACTGTCCAAAGCTGAAAACAAGGAGAACCAGGAGGCGCGGGCCAAAGATGCGGCTGGTCAGGGACtaggaggaggagcccagggAGGTGGGGCTGTCCCAGGagcaggtggtggaggagatggaggcagcggtggtggtggtggaggaggtggtgggagtGGTGGAGGGAGTGGGCAGGGAAGCAAAGATGATGTGAAGAATAACAAGGATAATGACAAAAAG GAAGAGGGTTCCAGCTTCAGCACCCACCGTCTGGCTCTGACTATGCTGATAAAGATAGTAAAGTCGCTTGGATGCGCCTACGGCTGTGGCGAGGGACACCGCGGCCTCTCCGGAGACCGCCTCAGGATGCAG GCTCAGAACTGCTTGACCAGCCTGTACAAACTGGACAGGGTGCAGTTTCGCCAGACGATGCGCGAGTATGTCAACAAAGACTCCCTCAATAACATAGTGGACTTCCTGCATGCACTGCTGGGCTTCTGTATGGAGCCCATCACCGACA AGTACGGCAGTGCAGGTGAGAGGTCCAGGAGGgcgaaaaaaagaaacatcg ACAAGGCGGGCTTTGGGAACAACTTCACCACGGGGGACAACAAGTCCGTGGCACAGAATATggaggcggtggtggtgggATGCATGTTCAAGTCCCTCATCACCCGCTGTGCCTCCACCACGCACGAGCTGCACAGTCCGGAGAACCTG GGTCTATACTGCGACATCCGCCAGCTGGTGCAGTTCATCAAGGAGGCTCATGGCAATGTGTTCCGCAGGGTGGCGCTGAGTGCGCTCCTGGACAGTGCTGAGAAAATCACCACCGCCAAAAAAACGGACGAGAAGGAGGAAGCTAAACAATCCGGAGGCAGGAG CGATGAACAGATCCCAGGCGCTCTGCTGGGCAGGAAGGATTTCTGGAGGAAGATGTTCAAGTCTCAGAGCGCCGCGAGTGAcaccagcagccagtcagagcAAGACACCTCAGAGTGCACCACCGCCCACTCCGGCACCACCACCGACCGGCGCTCTCGATCCAGATCCCGCCGCATTTCCCTGCGTAAAAAACTCAAGCTGCCGATAG GAAACTGGCTGAAGCGGTCGTCTCTGTCGGGATTAACTGATGGCGTGGAAGACTTGCTGGATATCAGTTCAGTGGATCGTCTCTCCTTCATACggcagagttcaaag GTGAAGTTCACCAGTGCGGTAAAGCTGTCAGAAGGTGGCGCTGTGGGAGTAGAGTACACTCGGGACGAGGAGGAGAATTTCTTCAAGCGGCTCGGTAAATGGAGGTCTGGCAGGAGGAATCCATCCAAGCTTCACCACACAGAAGAGAAAGATG GACCTCACGGTTTCCAGGAGCATCTTGCAGCCAGTCAGGAGGCCATGAAGAATAAGAACGTGGTGAATTTGGGAGCCATCCGCCAGGGAATGAAGCGCTTCCAGTTCCTGCTGAACTGCTGCGAGCCGGGAACGATTCCCGATGCCTCCATCCTCGCCGCTGCTCTGGACCTG GAAGCACCGGTTGTGGCCCGAGCCTCCCTCTTCCTGGAATGTGCTCGTTTTGTCCACCGCTGTAACCGGGGCAACTGGCCTGAATGGATGAAGGGCCACCATGTAAATATCACCAAGAGGGGGTTGTCCAGGGGCCGATCTCCAATAGTGGGCAACAAGAGAAACCAGAAACTCCAGTGGAATGCAGCCAAACATTTTTGCCAGTGGGGAGAT GCCATCGGCACCAGGCTCAGCGAGCTCTGTCACTCTGACAGCGAGAGTCCTGCCAACATCCTGGGCTACATCTTTGACGAAGAGACCAAACGGAGAATGagaaaagaggatgaggaggaggactaTTTGGATGACA ACACCGTCAATCCCACAAAATGCGGCTGCCCCTTTGCGTTGAAGATGGCCGCCTGTCAGCTGCTTTTGGAAATCACCACTTTCCAGCGCGAGACCTTTCCCTGCTTACCACGGCCACGAACGGAGCCCCTTGTG GACCTGGACAGCTGCCGCCTGCGCCTGGATCCGGAGCTCGGGCGTCACCGCTACGAGAGGAAGATCAGCTTCGCGGGCATCCTGGATGATGAAGACGGGCACGATTCgctcaacagcagcagccacacgCTGAAGTCCGACACCACctgtgatgaaaagaaagggcAGGAAGCCCAAG CGCCCATCCGAAAGATCCGCATCGGAGGCTCCCGCCTGCTCCAAATCAAAGGGGCTCGCAGCTTCCGTGTGAAGAAAGGAGGCTCCCTGTCATCCATCCGGAGGGCCGGAAGCCTCAAGAGCACCAAACTGTCCCGGCAAGACTCCGAGTCAGAGAATGAAGAAGGGCTGCTGTCACAGACGCACAGCCGGGACACCGTGACCGACATAG GCAGCCCATTCAGCACCAGTGAACCCAGCATCGAACCTGAGGGCCAGAGCTCAGGAGGCACCGAGGACAACTACCACCGCAACATGTCTTGGCTCCAC ATCATGATCCTGCTGTGCAACCAGCAGAGTTTCATCTGCACCCACATCGACTTCTGCCACCCGCGCTGTTACCAGCACCACAGCCGCTCCTGCGCTCGCCTGGTTCGGGCCATCAAACTTGTATACGGCGAGACGGTAGACAGTCTGAGAGAGGACAGCGCCATCTCTGGCCACATCATGGCACGTGCAAAGAAGAATAAGGAA TCTTCGGACAAGTCCTGCTTGAGGACCCCATCCATGAAGAGAAGACCCACTGACCCTAACACTGAAGGGAAGAAGGATACCGGCATGCTCAAGTATATCCGGAACCAG GTGATGAGTCTGTCGCcggctcctctctccctgctgATCAAGGCAGCTCCCATCCTGACTGACGACATGTACGGAGACATCCAGCCGGCGGCGTGGGAGCTCCTGCTCAGCGTGGACGAGCAtatggcagctgctgctg CTGCCATGTTCCTCCTGTGCGCAGTCAAAGTCCCCGACGCCGTCACCGAAATGATGATGGCGGAGTTGCATCACCAGGAGGCATGTCAGCGCATCAACTCCATCCTGAAGTTTTACACGCTGTGGCGTTTCCGCTACGAGGTCTGGCCTCGCATGGAGGAGGGAGCCCAGCAGATCTTTAAG ATACCTCCACCCAGCATCAACTTCACTCTTCCCTCGCCAATCCTGGGAATGCCCTGTGTTCCCATTTTCGACCCCCCCTGGGTGCCTCTGAACACCGGGAGCGTTCAGGACCCAATCAACGAAGACCAGTCT AAATCTTTCTCGGCGCGGGCCGTGTCGCGTTCCCACCAGCGGGCCGAGCACATCCTcaagaacctgcagcaggaggaggagaagcggcGGCTGGGCCGCGAGGCTAGCATCATCACCGCTATCCCTGTAGTTCAGGAGGCTTGCTACGAGCCCACTTGTAGCCCCCCTCCTGAGCAAGAGGAAGAAG CAGAAGAAGTGGTGAACCTGACATCCCGCCGTCTGTCCGTCAGTCCCTCCTGTGCCTCCAGCAACTCCCATAGGAACTACTCCTTCCGTCGAGGTTCCGTGTGGTCCGTCCGCTCTCTGGCTAGTGCTGAAG ATGaagagaacacaacagaacacacacccacacaccacatgTTACAGCCGCCCCAGTCTgtgttcccagcatgcatctgtgctgcagtgctgcCAATAGTGCACCTCATGGAGGATGGGGAGGTTCGAGAAGATGGAGTGGCTG TAAGCGCTGTGGCCAAACAAATCCTCTGGAACTGCCTGATTGAAGATCCGGCACTGGTTCTTCGCCACTTTTTAGAAAAGCTAACCGTGAGCAACCGACAG GATGAGCTCATGTACATGctgaggaagctgctgctcaacatCGGCGATCTGCCAGCTCAGACCTCTCACATCCTCTTCAACTACCTG GTTGGCCTGATCATGTATTTTGTGCGGACTCCGTGCGAGTGGGGGATGGACGCCATCTCAGCCACGCTAACCTTCCTGTGGGAGGTTGTGGGCTATGTGGAGGGACTGTTCTTCAAGGACCTCAAGCAGACCATGAAGAAGGAGCAGTGTGAGGTCAAACTGCTGGTCACCGCATCCATGCCGG GCACGAAAACACTGGTTGTTCACGGGCAGAATGAATGTGACATCCCGACACAGCTTCCAGTCCACGAAGACACCCAGTTTGAGGCTTTGCTCAAG GAGTGTTTGGAGTTCTTTAACATACCTGAGGCCAGATCAGCTCACTACTTCCTCATGGACAAACGGTGGAACCTGATCCATTACAATAAG ACGTATGTCAGAGACATCTACCCCTTCCGGAGGTCAGTCTCTCCTCAGCTCAATCTGGTCCACATGCTGCCTGAGAAAGGACAAGAACTGATCCAGAAACAG GTGTTTTCCCGTAAACTGGAGGAGGTTGGCCGGGTGCTCTTCCTTATCTCCCTTACTCAGCACATGCCCAATGTGCACAAGCAATCCCACGTCTCCCTACTGCAGGAAGACCTCCTGCGCCTGCCGTCCTTCCCCCGCACCGCCATCGATGCAGAGTTCTCGCTCTTCAATGAGCCGCAAG GCAAGGAGCTGTTTGGTTTGGACACCCTCCACAAGGTGCTGTGGATCAAGCTCCTGGAAGAGATGTTTGTGGGGATGCCCAGCGAGTACCCGTGGGGCGACGAGATGATGCTGTTCCTGAACGTGTTCAACggggcgctgctgctgcacccgGAGGACAGCTCTCTGCTCAGGCAGTACACGGCCACCGCCATCAACACGGCCATTCACTTCAATCACCTCTTCTCTCTGAGCGGCTACCAGTGGATCCTGCCCACGATGctgcag GTCTATGCTGACTATGAGAGCAACCCCCTGCTGAGACAGGGCATCGCGTTTTGCTGCCGGCAGTTCTACATCCTTCACCGCAAACCCTTCATCCTGCAACTGTTTGCCAGCGTGGCTCCTCTGCTGGAGTTTACT ACCAACACCAGCACCGGTCTGTCGAAAGGAGTGTCGGCTCAGTGTCTCTTTGACCTGCTGGTTTCTCTGGAGGGTGAGAGCCAGGACGCTCTGGACGCACTCGAACTCGTGAAAGCTGAGAAACCACTGCGCTCCCTGG ACTTCTGTTACGGCAACGAGGACCTGGCCTTCTCAATCAGCGAGGCCATCAAATTGTGCGTCACTGTGGTCGCCTACGCACCTGAATCCTTCAGGAG CCTTCAGATGCTAATGGTGCTCGAGGCCTTGGTGCCCTGCTTCCTTCAGAAGCTGAAGAGCAACACAGTCACGATGGAATCGGCATCGGCTGCCAGGGACGAGATCGCAGCCATCGCTGCTCTGGCCACATCGCTGCAGGCGCTCCTCTACAGCTCTGAGACCCTGACAAG GCCAATGACTGCACCCCAGATGTCCCGCTGTGATCAGGGCCACAAAGGAGGCACCGCAGCTAATCACGCCATGTCTGGAGGGGTCAACACCAG GGATAACCTCCATCTGCTGGAAGAGGGCCAGGGGATGCCGAGGGAGGAGCTGGACGAGCGCATAGCCAGGGAAGAGTTCCGCCGCCCCCGGGAGTCCCTCCTGAACATCTGCACAGAATTCTATAAGCACTGCGGACCGCGGCTCAAAATCCTGCAGAACGTCGCCGGTGAGCCGCGAGTCACAGCACTCGAGCTGCTGGACATCAAGTCGCACATGAG GCTGGCGGAGATTGCCCACGCCCTGCTGAAGCTCGCTCCCTACGACACGCTGACCATGGAGAGCCGAGGGCTGCGCCGGTACATCATGGAGATGCTGCCGATCACCGACTGGTCGTCGGAGGCCGTGCGGCCCgccctcatcctcatcctcaagAGGCTGGACCGCATGTTCAACAAGATTCACAAAATGCCAACGCTCAGGTGCGCTCGCCCACAGGCATTATGCACCAG GAGACAGGTAGAGTGGGAGGCGGCCAGCAGCCTGATCGAGGGAATCTGCCTAACGCTCCAGCGGCAGCCGATCATTTCCTTCCTCCCACACCTGCGCTCGCTCATCAACGTCTGTGTCAACCTG GTCATGGGTGTGGTCGGTCCATCTAGTGTAGCCGATGGGCTCCCCCTTCTCCACCTGAGCCCGTACCTCTCCCCCCCACTGCCCTTCAGCACGGCAGTGGTCCGACTGGTGGCCCTGCAGATCCAG GCCTTGAAGGAGGACTTTCCTCTCAGTCATGTGATCTCGCCTTTCACCAATCAAGAGAGGCGAGAGGGGATGCTCCTCAATCTGCTCATTCCATTTGTGCTCACTGTGGGCTCTGGAAGTAAAG ACAGTCCTCACCTGGAGCCACCTGAGATCTTCTTGCTGCTGCAGACGGTCATCAACATTCTCCTGCCTCCCCGGATCATCTCCACCTCACGCACCAAGAACTTCATGCTGGATGCTTCTCCGGCTCACTGTTCCACTCCAGGTGACACGGGGAAAGATCTGCGCCGTGAGGGTTTAGCTGAGTCCACCGGCCAGGCTGCATATCTGG ctctgaaggtggtCTTGGTTTGCTTTGAGCGCGCGTTGGGGAACCAGTGGTACCGACTTAGCCTACAGGTAAAAGAGATGGCTCTGAGAAAAGTGGGCGGTTTGGCGTTTTGGGACTTTATTGACTTCATTGTCCGGACCCGTATCCCGATCTTTGTCCTGCTCAGACCTTTCATCCAGTGCAAG TTGTTGACCCAGCCAGCAGATTCCCAGGAGGAGATAACAGCACGGCACCACATCGCCGACCAGCTGGAGCGGCGCTTCATCCCACGTCCTCTCTGCAAGAGCTCCCTGTTTGCCGAGTTCAACAATGAGCTCAAGATCCTCAAAGAGGCCGTTCACAGTGGCTCCG CCTATCAGGGCAAGACGTCCATCAGCACTGTGGGGACGTCCACGTCAGCGTATCGCCTCAGTCTGGCCACAATGTCGCGGTCCAACACGGGCACGGGCACCGTCTGGGAACAGGACAGTCAGCCTTCACGCCAGCCTTCGCAAGACACTCTCAGCCGCACTGATGAGGACGATGAAGAGA ATGATTCCGTGAGTATTCCCAGTGTGGTGAGCGAGCACGACGCCTTCTTGCCTCAGGTGATCACGCAGCGCCGTTTCTCCAGCCACGCCACCGGCTCGGTAGCCCCGCAGCCCGAAGCCCACCGCACCACAATGCTGCCAAGCCACAG TGAACCCAATGTGCTAGATGAGTCCCAGGGCCTTCTGCAGGAGGGTAACCTCTCTAG GGTTGCCAGCGTGCAGAGTGAACCAGGCCAGCAGAACCTTCTGATCCAGCCACCATTGGGACGGAAACGAGGCCTCAGACAG CTGCGTCGCCCCCTGTTGTCCATCCCAAAAAATGAACCACGCGGCCGATCGGGAGCGCGGCTCTCGACGACCCGCCGGAGCATCCAGCCCAAGAACAAACCACTTG CTCACGGAGACCAAAAGAGATCCGTCACCTTTACGGAGAGTCCAGGACAGCAGCCGCCCACTCCCAGCTCTGCGGAGCCTCCGGCTGAAGGCAGCAAAGCCAGTCCTGCCTTTTCAAAGTCCCCAACCCTGGAGGTGCCATCGGCTTCATCGGCCACGGTCACTGCGGACCTGCACACTCCTGCCATCTCACAG GTCATTCCTACCATAAGCagcaaggagaagagagagcagTGGGGCCTCCGGAGCAGCCTCTCGCCTCCACCCTCTATATCCCGCCCCTCCACTCCAACGCCCCCATCCCGTACCTGCTCCCCTCTGCCCCTTTCCCGGACCTGCTCCCCTCTGCCCCTTTCCCGGACCTGCTCCCCTCTTGTCTTATCccgcacctcctctcctctgcccccacccctccccgtGCTGGGCACAGCGCCCGCGCcgggtcctcctcctgctcctccactgcCTCCCCCAGTCCCTTTCCTCCCTCCGCCCCAACCGGGCCGCAGAGGCTCAGGGAGAGCCCCGGAGACGAAGAGACGACGGCGCTTCTGCCTCGCAGCGCCAACCTGCTGCATCTGA